One Malania oleifera isolate guangnan ecotype guangnan chromosome 9, ASM2987363v1, whole genome shotgun sequence DNA segment encodes these proteins:
- the LOC131164563 gene encoding UDP-glucuronate 4-epimerase 3, producing the protein MSQLKPISHLDNIPSTPGKFKPEKSPYVHRLRWHSCLTAKSTVWFFIFLFLIFVLFVISPPSSSPSSIMDPSRRSLRTHPQWGGAEWERRVRSSARVRSRHGFTVLVTGAAGFVGTHVSSALKRRGDGVLGLDNFNDYYDPKLKRARQTLLDRAGVFVVEGDINDTALLSKLFDVVAFTHVMHLAAQAGVRYAMQNPGSYVHSNIAGFVNLLEVCKSANPQPAIVWASSSSVYGLNSKVPFSEKDRTDQPASLYAATKKAGEGIAHTYNHIYGLSITGLRFFTVYGPWGRPDMAYFFFTKDILKRKQITIFEAPDHGTVARDFTYIDDIVKGCLAALDTAKKSTGSGGKKKGPAQLRVFNLGNTSPVPVSDLVSILEKLLKVKAIRKVLPMPRNGDVKFTHANISLALRELGYKPTTDLQTGLKKFVRWYLSYYSKKKSAW; encoded by the coding sequence ATGTCTCAGCTTAAGCCAATCTCGCATCTGGACAACATCCCATCTACGCCGGGCAAGTTCAAGCCTGAGAAATCACCCTATGTTCACCGTCTCCGGTGGCACTCGTGTCTCACTGCCAAGTCCACTGTTTGGTTTTTCATCTTCTTGTTCCTTATTTTCGTTCTCTTTGTTATCTCGCCGCCTTCGTCTTCCCCGTCCTCGATTATGGACCCCTCTCGCCGCTCGCTCCGCACGCACCCCCAGTGGGGCGGCGCCGAGTGGGAGCGCCGCGTGCGGTCGTCGGCTCGGGTCCGATCCAGACACGGTTTTACGGTGCTCGTTACCGGCGCCGCCGGCTTTGTCGGAACCCACGTCTCCTCTGCGCTCAAGCGACGCGGCGATGGTGTTCTTGGGCTTGACAATTTCAATGATTATTACGATCCCAAACTCAAACGCGCCCGCCAAACCCTCCTGGACCGCGCTGGGGTTTTTGTAGTCGAGGGCGACATCAACGACACTGCGCTTCTTAGTAAGCTTTTCGATGTTGTGGCGTTTACCCATGTAATGCACCTCGCGGCACAGGCGGGCGTGCGATACGCGATGCAGAACCCGGGTTCTTATGTACATAGCAACATTGCTGGGTTTGTTAATCTTCTTGAAGTCTGCAAATCGGCTAATCCCCAACCTGCAATCGTCTGGGCATCATCGAGTTCCGTTTATGGGCTCAATTCTAAGGTACCCTTTTCGGAAAAAGATCGAACTGACCAACCCGCAAGCCTTTATGCCGCTACAAAGAAGGCTGGCGAAGGGATTGCCCACACTTACAATCATATATACGGCCTTTCAATCACTGGATTGCGGTTCTTCACGGTTTATGGACCTTGGGGTCGGCCTGATATGGCTTACTTCTTCTTTACTAAAGACATTCTGAAGAGGAAGCAAATCACAATATTTGAAGCTCCTGATCATGGAACCGTTGCAAGAGATTTTACTTACATTGATGATATTGTGAAGGGTTGCTTAGCAGCCTTGGATACGGCGAAGAAGAGCACGGGCAGTGGTGGGAAGAAGAAAGGGCCGGCTCAGTTACGGGTGTTCAATCTAGGGAACACATCCCCGGTTCCAGTCAGTGATCTTGTGAGTATATTGGAGAAGCTTTTGAAGGTAAAGGCTATTAGGAAGGTATTGCCAATGCCCAGGAATGGGGATGTGAAGTTCACGCATGCCAACATAAGCTTGGCACTGAGGGAGCTTGGATATAAGCCCACAACAGATTTGCAGACAGGGCTGAAGAAATTTGTCAGGTGGTACCTTAGTTATTACTCGAAGAAGAAGAGTGCTTGGTGA